In Mytilus edulis chromosome 3, xbMytEdul2.2, whole genome shotgun sequence, the genomic window ctatACTTTAATGTTCTGTGTtgtgcacaacactttctattacaaagaagatagtacattttcaatagaatgtactgtgccgcgcacaacactatctatctattgtacatttgtatggaaagtgttatgaacagctcaaaacattataataccaaataaacatggaatctattaaaaatttcaagcacaatcaaattatgcaaattccatgattaaaaaaaattccaagttcaaataatagcctgttaaaaacgttaattttgttattttgtttcatACTATAACCTGTGAACCTTCTACATTTCCCGTGTGAAATTTTTCTCCTTTTTGTACAAGGACGGCTTATCAGCTTTACAACTTGAATAGGTGACTGGTTTGGCCTTTTACTGGGCTTCGACACACTTACAAATTTTAATCGGCAATGACAAATTTCCTGAACTTGTCAACTATGCTTAATAGACCTCCTTCCTGACTAGCAATTTCTAAAACCTAAAACATACCAGGCAGAAATACGGGAATATTTTGGGACAAAAAGACTGTCACTGGGCGAAAATACGGGTTCCCGCAGTAAGAAAAAGCGAGTGAACAGGAAATTTACTTTTATGAAAGATGAtcacaattttataaacaaaatactctgcCGGGACAGACAGGGAATTAAGTTTTGGGGGACCCAAGCAGACTATTTTGCCGGCCATCAGGTTCTGCACAGAAACAAGTTTTGTCGgacctgcatattttttttttgccttgaaGTTGTTCACAcagatatatttgtttaaattttgctattttgtgaATTATTATACatacaaataaatgtatatatttcatgtatttgatttACACTATATTATTCATTTCAGATCGCACATATTTACGACTTACAGAACAAGAATTTACTAGTTTACCTTTAGATGTAAGTTGTATGTATACTGATGATAGCACTTGTCACTTAAAGTCTTTAAATAgatttattatgaaaaaaagaacatatttaggcAATcacttgaaataaaattgaagtaGTTATTGTGGCTTGCTACACATTAAATTGGTTAgaacatataaaacatatttagtaatctttttcaaatttaatgaTTTACAtagtaaacatgttaaagaaattggctgtatttttttatattaagtatgACTATGAGATATTTGGAACTGTCAATGCCCATGAGACAGCAAGTAGTCAACATGGTCAATAcaaattgaacaaaatatttgaaatttgcaATATTAGTGGACAACAATGGTGTTTCACAATACAGCTTTTATAATTTTATCAGAGTACCAGTGGGGGACTAAACAATCTATTAAACAGATTAACAAAAAGAAATTCCATACTATTCTATACTCCATCAACGACCAATCTTAAGATACAggaatttctttataattttttaacaGAGCATATGAACTGTAAATCTGAATCAGACATGGTAACCCATGTAATATAGATacagaataaaaaaagtaaatcaaatttctttttctattaaCCCTATGAAGGAATGGTTTTCTTATTTGACAGCAGACTAAAGCAAGACATAACATTTTGATACatcatttatttcttattttcagataattttaCAGTGTTTTGTTGGTTTAATTTTGACCTGTTATGGTGTTGTTCACATATCTggaatatttaaagaaattagaGCAAATGCTGACCTTGATAATAAGTAAGTCAAATGTGgtattcttcaatttttcagTTTTTAGGTTGTATAAAAATGTCCATTATTGCAAGTTTTCATAAGAAGTAAGTCATACATGGTGCAGGAGACTATACTAATCTTTTAATCCTCATATAAACTGACAGCCTTTACACTGTAGATCAAATCCTTAACCTTTATTTTTTAAGAGAAAATCAAATGCAAATCTACATGTTTCAATCATACATGGAACAGAGAATAGATTCAAATAGTTGCCTTAATGTAAGCACTAGTTTTACATCTTTAATAAAGATGATACAGGAATCCATGCATACCACATTTGGATCATTAAACAGATGTACAATAGAAAATATCAACATcaatatacttatatatttacacaaaatataTACTGATGCATGTTCAAGTTATGATGTTTGTTAGATTACTACTTGTACCATCCTTTTGCTAGAAGTAGCGGGCTAAGGTTAGGTATAtatgttttatgtaaacaaattagTTAATGAGAAAACTGTTCTTTTTTAGTAAACAATATGAAgtacaattgtatttgtttttttctagtgtactaaaattttgaaaatattgatgttTCGAGATTAGTGAAAAAATAATGTAGAAAACGAAATGTTTTAGTACACCAATTATTTTTTATGACAAGTTTTGAAGTCCTGAAATCTACACTTTCTAATCAAATAATtctttttattgaatatttttacagaTCATGGGACATGTTAAGTAGTAGGCAATCTATGTATTCATTTAACCACCGTGGTGTAGCTTTATACAGAGACAGAGGATAAATCCAGCATCACATATCTACAGAAATCATTCCTTTTCCATTGGACAATTTTGATTGAAAGGAGTTAGCTATAGACCTCCATCGGAATCAAATAACTTCAGGATGATGTTAGTTCCCTATgataagtacaaatgtactatTAGGAAAACTAAACTACTCATTTGTGGACTTGTTTATAGTCAGAATTAATATATACTTTTGTACACAGacttgaatttttattttcattcagaaTCACTATTACTATATTTGATTGTATATCTTTTTCTGTTAAGATCATTTTTATTGGTCAAagattattataatgatttgagcAATACCTGTTGTACATGTGTTGTTAACATTATTTGCATTAATGTATCTTTCTGTCATATCTGTGGATagtaaaattatactttttacatGTCTATCTTAACTGTTTTTCATGTTGTCCATGTGAAGTACAAGCATCATTaaacattttgtcattttggtaCAATTTTATCTAGCAATGGGGACGTAAAGTGTAAATCTGGTCTGTACATACGTTTGTCCCAAAACTGGTTTCCTTCCAAACTTAAAATTGCctaaatcaaatgttatgaaacttgcaCTCCATGctgattaccaaaaaaaaaaaaaaaaaatcaagtttcaATTTGTGAGGTGTGACTTTTCCTTtctggagttatgtccctttattacatgtatatgaaagcTGGGGCATCATCTTTGTACCATGGTCATTCTCCTTTTCTTAAAAATTCTTTCAAACACTTTGATTTCAAATAGCTATTTATTGTTGATAGAGTTTAATATTTTTCTGCTCTTCCAAGCTGTAGATGAAATTGGTTGTCCCacatttcattttttcaatttatattcttttcaatatttaaacTTACAGAACACATGAAATCAAAAGTTGCAAGCATATGGATTTAAAGTGATTGAATCATTGTCTTGAAAGTGAATATTGTTTCAGTGAAGTATTTTAGTCATTGCAGTTAATGTccctttaaaataagaaaataaagaatGCAACATTTCTAACTTGGCCAAATATTTGTGTTACCCAATGTCTTGTTAGACCTAAAAAAACACTatgaaaacaaatctatttgaaaaaaaacagttgtATAAGTATTCCACCTAACTgtcaattgaatattttaatggtCAATATAGCAAGTAATAATGCTTGCATAGAATATGTGCCTACTAAAAAGAAAACTCATGGATAGTTTGTTGTATATGTAATgtgattttataataaaactcacctgacaatatataaatgtttccttgtttataatgaaatttattttaatgaataataaCAATTGTTGGAAGAGACAAGAtataggtgtttttttttaagctTGAGCAATATTTTTGTTGATAATGACACCACCTAATTAAAAGAtaactgtattatattttatttattgaccTACATAAAGTATGAGTTTTATTGTTTCAAATTGAGTCTATATAGTGATGAGCAGCATATATTTACATTATTAAAACCAAGTTTACATACATTTGTAGACCAAGATTCAgaaacaatacagttatctcttcaTTATGTGGTGACACAATCCACAAAAAAATTGCTACCTCTATTCTAATGCCAAATAAGAAATCAGTCTGTTTTAGTCATAACACAggtttcaaaatttcattgaacCAAAATTCTGTAAAACCGGTGTTATATTTCTTCAAAATGGGCAATGAACTAGGTGCCTTCATTCGTATGCTTCTGGTCTCGCATGTTAACACCTGGCTTTTTCTGGCTTGTTGTGTGCCTCAGAATGTAGCATAATGTACTAAAAGAAGTTTTAAGGTGCTAAATACCAACTACTTTTTGTAACTAAAACTAATAAATAATGGTAAATCACTAGACTTAATAATTTTAGTCACTTCAACCAGTCTCAACAATGATTATATTACATGATACAAAATTTATCTCCAAGAATGCTTGTTTTAGCAAGCAACAAAGTAAAGTTTTGACCTAACACTTGCACATTAGTAAACAATTGAATACAATTTTCTATTTGATTGCCTATCACCAGAGGATGCTTGTTATCTGTAAAGGAGGTTTCACACACAATTCCTGGCAGGTTTAGTTTAAATGTAGACAGAAGGACCTACAACAGTTTAAATACTGCTCTCTTTGACTTGATTACCAGATCATGTTTATTATTATAACACTTAATTTTATCaattgtaaactgaaaattatCTACATGTACCCTAAAAATATTGACCAATGAGACATGTAAAttaggtcaagatcagatgattCCTACCAGATGGACTTGTTCTTCTTACAAcctttccatacaccaaatatagttgacctttttcTTGTCAGGTTCTAGAAATAGACCCaatcatgaaaacttaacattgaccaatataAACAAAGTGAAGTTTTAGAACCCTGATAGACAGAACATGTACACATTACTACCATTCTATGTACCAAAATAGGTGTCATATgtgaaacagacaaaaaataaaagatgaatgcTCATCCTCTAGTCAAGCATGTAGTCGTATTGGACTACATATTACATCTACATATAACAGCCTTTACAGTTATCTCTTGGAGCAACAGGGGAATAATTATAATTAAGACTGGTTTGTTACCTGTGACACACAATTTCCGGATTGTCATCATTTCTCACCACAAGTTGGATTTACATCTGTCTGAGTATAGATGCGAAAAGTATTAATCATACCCCACGGAACAAAGTTCGTAGGGTATAATGTTCTTGGTCAGTCAGTCTTGTTCTTGTCAATGCAACTGTTCTGAAACCACACAACCTGGTAAATAATAAGGACATGCAATGTCGATTTGCATACAAACAGGAAATTATGGGTTTTTTTCCCCCCAGGATTTATGCCAGCCACTTTGAACTTAGCATTTTGGCttaaatatactactgcaacagtttttTATCCCAACTCCTCTGGAACCTCATTACAGAATTGTATGATTTTTGTAGATAAGGTCATACTATTTACATGTTGTGTAGATTTGCATATTGACATGCAATTATGAATTAGAGTTATGATCCTATGAACTTTGAATTTCAGCTTAAATATTCTTCGTCATCACAACTCCTCAATCTACACAAAAATATTTCACGAAACTtagtagataataaggacataatatAGGAAATTTGGCTATATAAGAACTTTCTAGTTTTATCATGTTTGTTGGATTGCTGTGTCACTAACATATACCCTTCATCATCTTTCTCTATTTGTTGGGatgattttatagaaatttaATAAATTCCATAGTCCGTTGACAATTTGTAAATTCAAGGTTCATTTGCATTTTCAAAATACACAAAATTCAGtattcaacaaataataatgaatccaaaaAACTCAACTTAAAATACTGATGACACAGAGATATGTTTTGCCTGTATTTAAATTTGATAGTACAATGAGAAATTGAAATGGCAATCATTTTTCCTGTTAACTATGCAAAACATTCATAGAAAGTTTATACTTAGGGGCAGGATCAAAAACTCAGTGGAAATGAGATATGCTAATGCAACTGCATACTAAATGCAATTGACTGATCAGAAGTGGTTTCCTTTAAACTTACCTCAACACAAATTTTAACAAGAAAATCCCacatcatatttattttgcaagaGTTTCTGGGTCtatgaaccatgactgagggaTGTGTGGCCATATAATCTCTATGAAAATgagacttgcaaatgccaataccACTGCATACAAAGCATCATTTACCTACCATTAGGAATCATCTTAAACTGAACTAATCACAAGTagactaagcaaaagtttcacaCAATGAACCAGGGctaaatattctccatggaaattaTGAGTGCTAATGtgaatacaactgcataccaaatatcactgACCTACCACTAGTTGTTCCCCTTAAaggacctaatcacaaactaatacataacTCACATGGTCACTGCCACTTATATCACCACACCTTATGTCTCCCCTCCTAAATGTAGGTGAGATGAGACAAAAACATAAAAGCCAGTAAACTTcaaagttaaggtggtacccaacacttaagctaaaattaatttgtgtcgtttaattttcttaaaattttgacaaagtatttactttgacccttttacaaaaatataaaaaaaattaaaaaatttgaaccaaccgttttatcagaaaaattacactggttatatagcagtttgacaaacacttattttgatcattgagaagcttaatattcccttaa contains:
- the LOC139514482 gene encoding ER membrane protein complex subunit 5-like; its protein translation is MNFSKICVILGLLAMAHAAYSAAQHRTYLRLTEQEFTSLPLDIILQCFVGLILTCYGVVHISGIFKEIRANADLDNKSWDMLSSRQSMYSFNHRGVALYRDRG